In Patescibacteria group bacterium, the following are encoded in one genomic region:
- a CDS encoding 4Fe-4S dicluster domain-containing protein yields the protein MDSITYQKFINWLLLRFEVYAPREKRGIVRFGKIQSSRDIEYSRKPFYPLRRLFLPGKEKLYCYHNKKYHSSGKEKKKRIVLGIPLFDLEALTYYSVIFSRDIYFQASLRNSIICGISPVPDENSFYQEFEDKILHHLKFDLYFDQNQNNSYRLFSGSEEGQKILESFGEEHYEHVEYQGPLKDQGYSIYLQKIAKKIKASYCFPFWKKLGEKCLACGKCTLVCPMCYCYDLKTESNGKAFREWGNCFYSEFSEVAGEHKFLKNRTERIYNWYDHKFVRMPQEYGFVGCVQCGRCTEVCPVGINIKKNLEKIKRLK from the coding sequence ATGGATTCCATCACTTACCAAAAATTCATCAACTGGCTTCTTCTGCGGTTTGAAGTTTATGCTCCGAGAGAAAAGAGGGGGATTGTGCGGTTCGGGAAAATTCAATCCTCGCGCGATATTGAATACAGCCGCAAACCTTTTTACCCCTTGCGAAGGCTTTTTCTGCCAGGCAAAGAAAAACTGTACTGTTATCATAATAAAAAATATCACTCTTCAGGCAAAGAAAAAAAGAAAAGAATCGTTCTCGGTATCCCCCTCTTTGATTTGGAGGCTTTAACATACTATTCCGTAATTTTCAGCCGCGATATTTATTTCCAAGCCAGCCTAAGGAACAGTATTATTTGCGGAATTTCTCCTGTGCCCGATGAAAACTCTTTTTATCAAGAATTTGAGGATAAAATATTGCATCATCTCAAATTTGATCTTTATTTTGACCAAAATCAAAATAATTCTTATCGTCTTTTTTCAGGATCCGAAGAAGGGCAAAAAATTCTGGAGAGTTTTGGGGAAGAACATTATGAGCATGTTGAGTATCAAGGCCCCCTTAAAGACCAAGGCTATTCTATCTATCTGCAAAAAATAGCGAAAAAAATCAAAGCCTCTTATTGTTTTCCATTCTGGAAAAAATTAGGGGAAAAATGCCTTGCTTGCGGCAAATGCACTCTTGTCTGCCCTATGTGCTACTGCTACGATTTAAAAACTGAAAGCAATGGCAAAGCATTCCGCGAATGGGGCAACTGTTTTTACTCTGAATTTTCCGAAGTGGCAGGCGAGCATAAGTTTCTAAAAAATAGGACAGAAAGAATATATAATTGGTATGACCATAAATTTGTCCGCATGCCTCAAGAATACGGTTTTGTCGGTTGCGTCCAATGCGGCCGCTGTACTGAAGTGTGCCCCGTGGGAATCAATATCAAAAAAAATCTGGAAAAGATAAAAAGGTTAAAATAA
- a CDS encoding FAD-dependent oxidoreductase — protein MFDTIIIGGGPAGVSAAIYAARKKLNSLLITENIGGQILETWEIENYPGFSDTTGAKLAQKFTEHLQKFAVTTKNEKVIDIRKTTSTHFVVKTITEEYEAKTLILAMGKKPRPLNVPGEKEFQGKGVTYCATCDGPLFADKIVAIVGSGNSGLEAIIQMEKTANQVYLIEKESKCAGDPLLLDKIKAQAKTQILNNTEIMEIYGDNFVRGVKIKDSKTDAIKNLKIDGVFVEIGSVPSTELIKDLLELNKEGKIKIDRFCQTSQKGIFACGDITDIPYEQIVIAAGEGAKAAISTFNYLAKMR, from the coding sequence ATGTTTGACACAATTATTATCGGCGGAGGCCCTGCCGGAGTTTCGGCCGCCATTTACGCCGCACGCAAAAAATTAAACTCTCTGCTTATTACCGAAAATATTGGCGGTCAAATTTTAGAAACTTGGGAAATTGAAAATTATCCCGGATTTTCAGACACAACCGGCGCTAAACTCGCCCAAAAATTTACAGAACATTTGCAAAAATTTGCTGTCACTACTAAAAATGAAAAGGTAATAGATATTCGCAAAACAACATCTACTCACTTTGTAGTGAAAACCATAACAGAAGAATATGAAGCCAAAACATTAATCCTCGCTATGGGTAAAAAGCCGCGTCCTTTAAATGTGCCAGGTGAAAAAGAATTTCAAGGCAAAGGTGTAACCTATTGCGCCACTTGTGATGGTCCGCTTTTTGCCGACAAAATAGTCGCCATTGTCGGAAGCGGGAATAGCGGTTTAGAAGCGATCATTCAAATGGAAAAAACCGCAAATCAAGTTTACCTAATTGAAAAAGAATCAAAATGCGCTGGTGATCCTTTACTTTTGGACAAAATAAAAGCTCAAGCGAAAACGCAAATTCTCAACAATACTGAAATTATGGAGATCTATGGCGATAATTTTGTGCGTGGCGTCAAAATAAAAGATAGTAAAACTGATGCAATCAAAAATTTAAAAATAGATGGTGTATTTGTTGAAATCGGAAGTGTACCCAGCACGGAACTGATTAAAGACTTACTAGAATTAAATAAGGAGGGCAAAATAAAAATAGACAGATTCTGCCAAACAAGCCAAAAAGGCATCTTTGCTTGCGGTGACATCACGGACATACCGTACGAGCAGATTGTCATTGCCGCGGGCGAAGGGGCAAAGGCCGCCATTTCGACATTCAACTACTTAGCAAAAATGAGGTAA
- the mutM gene encoding DNA-formamidopyrimidine glycosylase — MPELPEVETIVRQLNREIKGKTITGFSCSVPKMVATHKLADFQKQIKGKKILNVKRRGKIILLELSGGLVLAIHLRLTGQLFVRKSTHPEDPFNRAIFQLGKNLELRFNDLRLFGQMWLYSKTQIENNFDKIQKLGPEPFDKTFTLQNFKSILQRNRTKIKALLLDQSKISGLGNIYSDEVLFYAAIHPNTPANKISDEKIRKLYIGIKKILRDAIRAQGTSVDTYRDIRGEKGQYAVKLKIYRRTGKPCFRCGTKIARVKIGGRSAHFCPKCQEL, encoded by the coding sequence ATGCCTGAACTTCCCGAGGTTGAAACAATCGTCCGCCAACTTAATCGTGAAATCAAAGGCAAAACGATTACCGGTTTTTCTTGCAGTGTGCCCAAAATGGTGGCAACGCATAAACTTGCTGACTTTCAAAAACAAATCAAAGGCAAAAAGATTTTAAATGTCAAAAGGCGGGGTAAGATTATTTTACTGGAACTCTCCGGCGGATTGGTCTTAGCGATTCATCTTCGTCTCACTGGTCAATTATTCGTGCGCAAATCCACTCACCCCGAAGATCCTTTTAATCGCGCAATCTTCCAATTGGGCAAGAATCTGGAACTGCGCTTTAATGATCTGCGCCTCTTTGGCCAAATGTGGCTTTATTCAAAGACACAAATAGAAAACAATTTTGACAAAATTCAAAAATTAGGACCAGAACCCTTTGACAAAACATTTACCTTGCAGAATTTTAAAAGTATTCTGCAACGCAACAGAACGAAAATTAAAGCTCTCCTTTTAGACCAATCAAAAATTAGTGGCTTAGGAAATATTTATTCAGATGAAGTTCTATTTTATGCCGCAATTCATCCCAATACACCAGCAAACAAAATTTCGGATGAAAAAATAAGGAAGCTTTACATAGGTATTAAAAAAATCCTTAGAGATGCTATCAGGGCGCAGGGTACTAGCGTGGATACTTACCGTGACATTCGTGGCGAAAAAGGGCAATATGCAGTGAAACTAAAGATTTATCGTCGTACGGGAAAACCATGTTTCAGGTGTGGAACAAAAATTGCACGCGTCAAAATCGGCGGCAGGTCAGCACATTTTTGCCCTAAATGCCAAGAATTATAG
- a CDS encoding PEP-utilizing enzyme has translation MKLNNNGDLKALEEVLLEISQIFSKWGIRPSDWILALHYAEILQGYKIKKSLRPGHFNIFVRTSRIPWQVDKNLIGVETNIPNRSRYDREYKKFQKKSGFNFDLIPYLDRNFSILLKQHSFKYKLKSALTQNKEIFLLDAGGSLMVIEKHLDKHFEKIGEKAKRIFTHLQEIAFSAKKMHNISIYKKAQSIIKKYKGLVSEKPISKNLLANIQELKGVATFKTNQPILGTTLVIKNPDQPNITAKITQDCVLVCPRMAQPLIFLVTGCKAIIADDGGILSHAAIISRELKKPCIINTKIATKVLKDGDMVKIDTQKGTILIVK, from the coding sequence ATGAAATTAAATAATAATGGAGATTTAAAGGCACTGGAGGAGGTATTATTGGAAATCAGCCAAATATTTTCGAAATGGGGCATTAGACCGTCGGATTGGATATTGGCTTTGCATTATGCAGAGATTTTGCAGGGATACAAAATTAAAAAAAGCTTGAGACCAGGCCATTTTAACATTTTTGTAAGAACATCAAGAATTCCCTGGCAGGTAGATAAAAATCTTATAGGCGTAGAAACAAATATCCCTAACAGAAGTAGATATGACAGGGAATATAAAAAGTTTCAAAAAAAATCTGGTTTTAATTTTGATTTAATTCCTTATCTAGATCGGAATTTTTCTATTTTACTCAAACAGCATTCTTTCAAATATAAACTTAAAAGTGCGCTGACCCAAAACAAAGAAATTTTTTTATTAGACGCAGGCGGTAGTTTGATGGTCATAGAAAAACATTTAGATAAACACTTTGAAAAAATTGGAGAGAAGGCTAAGCGTATCTTTACTCATTTACAAGAGATAGCATTTTCTGCGAAAAAGATGCATAATATTTCTATATATAAAAAAGCCCAAAGCATAATAAAAAAGTATAAAGGGTTGGTTTCGGAAAAACCTATTAGCAAGAATTTGTTAGCAAATATTCAAGAATTAAAGGGGGTCGCAACATTCAAGACTAATCAACCTATTTTGGGAACAACTTTAGTCATTAAAAATCCTGATCAGCCAAATATTACTGCCAAAATTACGCAGGACTGCGTTCTTGTCTGTCCGCGTATGGCCCAACCGTTAATTTTTTTGGTTACAGGATGTAAAGCTATTATCGCTGATGATGGGGGTATTCTAAGTCACGCGGCTATAATCAGTCGTGAGTTGAAAAAGCCTTGCATCATTAACACCAAAATCGCAACTAAAGTATTAAAAGATGGGGATATGGTAAAAATAGATACCCAGAAGGGAACCATCTTAATTGTTAAATGA
- a CDS encoding PEP-utilizing enzyme: protein MDRIIKEEGLDQIIVDNDMVLRGTPVSPGRVKGRVKIIYSHSNSQKEEIKKMQKGDVLVSGSTKPQLIEACHKASAIVTDEGGILSHAAIISRELEIPCVVGTKIATKILKDGDMVEVDAYKGIVKKI from the coding sequence GTGGATCGGATTATCAAAGAAGAAGGTCTTGATCAAATTATTGTAGACAATGACATGGTTTTAAGAGGTACACCAGTTAGCCCTGGTCGTGTGAAAGGAAGGGTAAAAATCATTTATTCCCATTCTAATTCCCAGAAAGAAGAGATAAAAAAGATGCAAAAGGGAGATGTCTTGGTGTCTGGCAGCACCAAACCACAACTTATAGAGGCTTGTCACAAAGCAAGCGCCATTGTCACTGATGAAGGCGGGATCTTATCTCACGCGGCTATCATTTCCCGAGAATTAGAAATTCCCTGCGTGGTGGGGACAAAAATAGCTACCAAAATACTTAAGGATGGAGATATGGTGGAAGTAGATGCTTATAAAGGCATTGTGAAAAAAATCTAA
- a CDS encoding RtcB family protein translates to MRYNLIPDGKNRFRIKKQGYMIVDAVVYVKQELRQEISNDRSLEQLTAAASLTGVLEPVIGMPDIHEGFGLPIGGVMAMDSKNGQISAGAVGYDINCGVRLVKTNLPANYFYLSGTKTINKPKLRSLMQDIEKHVPMGTGKSGWQGVLPNVALKKVAEEGIKILVEKGYGSIEDISHTEEEGCLIGGALEFVSDRAQKRGRDQLGTLGGGNHFIDIQVIDKIFDQKLADQFNLKENNVCVMIHCGSRGFGHQIGDDYMRLMSQEAQRNGIHIPLKGLAAMPIASKIGQQYWSAMAAAVNFAFGNRHLIMHYVREAFERHFGKSAKELGMDLLYDVAHNIAKFEPAQIRQGGQKGGQYLIHRKGATRALPAGHPQNPKIYQKTGHPVLVPGSMATPSYVLVGTEAAAETFYSVNHGAGRLMSRNEAKRTITPQEFEQKLGSILTNFRNVREVLDEAPMVYKDIDLVVDTLVECGITKKVARLAPIAVMIGKE, encoded by the coding sequence ATGCGATATAATTTAATTCCTGACGGAAAAAATCGTTTCCGCATCAAAAAACAAGGATATATGATTGTGGATGCGGTAGTTTATGTTAAGCAAGAGTTGAGACAAGAAATCTCCAACGACCGCTCATTAGAACAATTAACCGCCGCCGCTTCTCTTACTGGCGTTCTGGAACCAGTAATCGGTATGCCGGATATCCATGAAGGTTTTGGACTGCCGATTGGAGGAGTAATGGCGATGGATAGTAAAAATGGTCAGATCTCGGCTGGAGCAGTCGGCTATGATATTAACTGCGGCGTGCGCCTTGTAAAAACCAATCTCCCCGCTAACTACTTCTATCTTTCTGGCACAAAAACAATTAATAAACCTAAGTTAAGAAGCTTGATGCAGGACATTGAGAAACATGTGCCAATGGGCACGGGAAAATCAGGCTGGCAGGGGGTGCTTCCTAATGTGGCTTTAAAAAAAGTAGCCGAGGAAGGAATTAAAATTTTGGTCGAAAAAGGATATGGCTCTATAGAAGACATTTCCCACACAGAAGAGGAAGGGTGCCTTATTGGGGGCGCTTTAGAATTCGTCTCCGATCGCGCCCAAAAAAGAGGTCGCGATCAGCTCGGGACTTTAGGGGGAGGCAATCATTTTATTGATATTCAAGTTATTGATAAAATATTTGATCAAAAACTAGCTGACCAATTTAATCTCAAAGAAAATAATGTTTGCGTAATGATCCACTGCGGCTCGCGCGGCTTTGGTCACCAAATCGGGGATGATTATATGCGATTGATGTCCCAAGAGGCACAAAGAAATGGTATCCACATCCCCCTGAAAGGACTTGCCGCTATGCCTATCGCATCAAAAATAGGACAACAATATTGGAGCGCTATGGCCGCCGCAGTCAACTTTGCCTTTGGGAATCGGCATCTCATTATGCACTATGTCCGCGAAGCTTTTGAAAGACATTTTGGAAAATCGGCCAAAGAATTAGGTATGGATCTTTTATATGATGTTGCCCATAATATTGCCAAATTTGAACCTGCTCAAATCCGCCAGGGCGGGCAAAAAGGTGGACAATATCTTATTCACCGCAAAGGCGCGACTAGAGCGCTGCCCGCCGGACACCCCCAAAATCCAAAAATTTACCAAAAAACTGGTCACCCCGTTTTAGTCCCTGGCTCAATGGCTACGCCTTCCTATGTTCTAGTGGGCACCGAAGCCGCGGCAGAAACCTTTTATTCGGTTAATCACGGCGCGGGCCGCTTGATGAGCCGCAATGAAGCGAAAAGAACAATCACCCCCCAAGAATTTGAACAAAAATTAGGTTCAATCTTAACTAACTTCCGCAATGTCCGCGAAGTTTTAGATGAAGCGCCGATGGTCTATAAAGATATTGATCTAGTTGTGGACACTCTCGTGGAGTGCGGCATCACTAAAAAAGTGGCACGCCTTGCTCCCATTGCGGTGATGATTGGGAAAGAATGA
- a CDS encoding ferredoxin, whose amino-acid sequence MKITLDQEKCIGCGTCAAMCPEIFVMDNETSKAKVIKNDGCATCDAAETAKSCPVEAIIISNA is encoded by the coding sequence GTGAAAATCACCCTTGACCAAGAAAAATGCATTGGTTGCGGCACTTGCGCCGCAATGTGCCCTGAAATCTTTGTAATGGATAACGAAACCTCTAAGGCTAAAGTCATAAAAAACGACGGCTGCGCTACTTGCGATGCAGCAGAAACCGCCAAATCTTGCCCTGTAGAGGCGATTATTATAAGTAATGCGTAA
- a CDS encoding glutaredoxin domain-containing protein: MKVKIYSTPACPHCVTAKEYLKQHNIVFEEVNVAADQKAAEEMIQKTGQMGVPVIIVEKDGKEEIISEFDKEKIDKIILEK, translated from the coding sequence ATGAAAGTCAAAATTTATTCCACCCCTGCCTGCCCTCATTGCGTCACTGCGAAAGAATATTTAAAACAACATAATATTGTTTTTGAAGAAGTCAATGTTGCCGCAGATCAAAAAGCAGCCGAAGAAATGATCCAGAAAACTGGTCAGATGGGCGTCCCCGTAATTATTGTGGAAAAAGATGGCAAAGAAGAAATTATTTCAGAATTTGATAAGGAAAAAATAGATAAAATAATCCTGGAAAAATAA
- a CDS encoding DMT family transporter, protein MWLLLVIAAHLLYAIVSVGDKYILSREVKSPLAYAFYNGLLGGSAIFLFPLAWQMPRGKVIVAALAAGAFFVIALIFFFSAIEKNPTSRIIPFIGTMVPLFTFILSSIFLQEKLNRDQFIAFYLLILGGILITAERRRRNLFSRQGVMYGLAAAFCFAASFILTKYVYNLTPFWVGFIWIKIGSLALALSIFLVPLWRKKIKKAPQKAGTKVSLSYLGIRVIAALAAIMLNYAIFLSSVIIVNALQGVQYIFLLIIALILSEKIPALFAEEFKNQKVQKIIAVVLITFGLAILAFK, encoded by the coding sequence ATGTGGCTTCTCTTAGTTATTGCCGCTCATCTTCTTTATGCTATTGTTTCCGTGGGCGACAAATATATTTTATCCCGCGAAGTTAAATCCCCTTTAGCCTACGCTTTCTATAACGGCCTTTTGGGGGGATCGGCTATATTTTTATTTCCCCTCGCTTGGCAGATGCCGAGAGGGAAAGTTATCGTCGCCGCCCTTGCCGCAGGCGCTTTTTTTGTTATTGCTCTCATTTTCTTTTTCTCGGCAATTGAAAAAAATCCAACCTCTCGCATCATCCCTTTTATTGGCACAATGGTGCCGCTCTTTACTTTCATTTTAAGCTCCATCTTCTTACAGGAAAAATTAAACCGAGACCAATTTATTGCTTTTTATCTCTTAATATTAGGGGGCATATTGATTACCGCCGAACGCCGCCGCCGCAATCTTTTTTCCAGACAAGGCGTAATGTATGGCTTGGCTGCCGCGTTTTGTTTCGCGGCTTCCTTTATTCTTACTAAATATGTCTATAATCTGACTCCGTTCTGGGTAGGGTTTATTTGGATTAAAATAGGGAGCCTCGCTCTGGCATTGTCTATCTTTCTCGTACCTCTCTGGCGTAAAAAAATTAAAAAAGCGCCTCAAAAAGCGGGAACGAAGGTAAGCTTAAGCTATCTTGGTATTCGTGTTATTGCCGCCCTTGCCGCGATAATGCTGAATTATGCTATCTTTCTTTCCTCGGTTATTATAGTAAACGCCCTTCAAGGGGTCCAATACATTTTTCTCCTGATCATCGCCTTGATTCTGTCGGAAAAAATTCCTGCCCTTTTTGCTGAGGAATTTAAAAATCAAAAAGTGCAAAAAATTATCGCCGTAGTTCTGATTACCTTTGGATTGGCGATTTTGGCGTTTAAATAA
- a CDS encoding glycoside hydrolase family 1 protein has protein sequence MFRFPPNFLWGAATSAYQVEGNNYNSDWWEWEQKRGLKSSGLACNHYNLFQEDFERAKNLNHNAHRLSLEWSRLEPQEGNFNTQEINHYLQVFKALKEKGFKVMLTLHHFTLPLWLAKKGGFLHPKGVFYFTRLAELAVKKFSGYVDFWITINEPNVFASHGYLAGDWPPGKKSFWQYKRVINRLAECHKQAYEKIHALLPEAQVGIAKNYIYFDAASSPLDKLACKIAKKFWNNVFYKKTKRCHDFLGINYYFHYKIQAQLAPPFYKMKDAISRAQNNTTSDLGWEIYPEGLYQILWELKKFNLPIYITENGLADQKDKYRAQFITKHIEMIQKAIAQNIDVRGYFHWSLIDNFEWARGFSPRFGLIEIDYRTQKRIIRPSARVYADIIKNF, from the coding sequence ATGTTTCGTTTTCCTCCCAACTTCCTCTGGGGTGCTGCCACAAGCGCTTATCAAGTGGAAGGTAATAACTATAATAGCGACTGGTGGGAATGGGAACAAAAAAGGGGGCTGAAATCTTCAGGGCTCGCCTGTAATCACTATAATCTATTTCAAGAAGATTTTGAGCGGGCAAAAAATTTGAATCACAATGCCCACCGTTTATCTCTTGAATGGAGCCGCCTTGAACCTCAAGAAGGCAATTTTAACACCCAAGAAATCAATCACTACCTGCAGGTATTCAAAGCCTTGAAAGAAAAAGGCTTCAAGGTAATGCTTACCCTCCATCATTTCACCCTGCCTTTATGGCTCGCGAAAAAGGGGGGATTTTTGCATCCCAAAGGTGTTTTTTATTTCACCCGTCTTGCGGAATTAGCGGTCAAAAAATTCTCTGGCTATGTTGATTTTTGGATCACCATCAATGAACCAAATGTTTTCGCTAGCCACGGCTATCTAGCAGGCGACTGGCCGCCGGGTAAAAAAAGCTTCTGGCAATATAAAAGGGTTATCAACAGACTTGCGGAATGCCACAAGCAAGCCTATGAAAAAATTCACGCGCTTCTCCCTGAAGCCCAAGTCGGGATTGCGAAAAATTATATTTATTTTGACGCCGCCAGCTCTCCCTTAGACAAATTAGCTTGCAAGATAGCAAAAAAATTTTGGAATAATGTTTTTTATAAAAAAACAAAAAGGTGCCACGATTTCCTGGGCATTAACTATTATTTCCATTATAAAATTCAAGCTCAATTAGCGCCCCCTTTTTACAAAATGAAAGATGCCATCTCTCGCGCACAAAATAATACAACCTCGGATTTAGGATGGGAGATATACCCCGAGGGTTTATATCAGATTTTATGGGAATTAAAAAAGTTTAATTTGCCCATTTATATCACCGAAAATGGCTTGGCGGATCAAAAGGATAAATACCGCGCCCAATTCATCACTAAACATATTGAGATGATCCAAAAGGCAATAGCTCAAAATATTGATGTTCGCGGTTATTTTCATTGGTCTTTAATAGACAATTTTGAATGGGCGCGCGGATTTTCACCACGTTTTGGCTTAATTGAAATAGATTATCGCACTCAAAAGCGAATCATCCGACCATCAGCGCGCGTTTATGCCGACATCATCAAGAATTTCTAA
- a CDS encoding 8-oxo-dGTP diphosphatase has product MSNQNLKKTTLAYLIKGDQILLAMKKRGLGQGKFNGFGGKVKEKDGETIEEALVRETIEEIGVKPLNYAQKATLKFFASDHKDWNQEVHVFLIYKWEGEPQESDEMKPRWIPMNAIPYPQMWSDDPYWLPEVLAGKNVQGEFSFNSEGEIISHSVNYPIVKRDEA; this is encoded by the coding sequence ATGAGCAACCAAAACTTAAAAAAAACAACTCTGGCTTATCTTATCAAGGGCGACCAAATTCTCCTCGCAATGAAAAAAAGAGGCCTCGGTCAAGGAAAATTTAATGGTTTTGGCGGTAAAGTCAAAGAAAAAGATGGAGAAACTATTGAAGAAGCCTTAGTCCGCGAAACAATAGAAGAAATCGGAGTCAAACCATTAAACTACGCGCAAAAAGCGACTTTAAAATTTTTCGCTTCTGATCATAAAGATTGGAACCAAGAAGTGCATGTTTTTCTTATTTATAAATGGGAGGGCGAGCCCCAAGAATCAGATGAAATGAAACCCCGGTGGATACCGATGAATGCAATTCCATACCCCCAAATGTGGTCTGATGATCCTTACTGGCTTCCCGAAGTCTTGGCGGGAAAAAATGTACAAGGGGAATTTAGTTTCAATTCCGAAGGAGAAATAATCAGTCATTCTGTGAACTATCCCATCGTAAAGAGGGATGAGGCTTGA
- a CDS encoding arginine decarboxylase, pyruvoyl-dependent gives MIPQYCFFTKGVGVHKDHLASFELALRKGGIEKCNLVNVSSIFPPNCKLVSTPKGLSMLKPGQITFVVMARSDTNEPNRLISSAVGLALPMNQTGYGYLSEHHSFGETAKKAGDYAEDLAATMLATTLGLKFNVAMAWDERKQVYKASGKIFKTTNVVQSAEGDKDGLWTTAIAAAVFII, from the coding sequence ATGATCCCTCAATACTGTTTTTTCACCAAGGGCGTCGGCGTGCACAAAGATCACCTCGCTTCTTTTGAACTGGCGCTCCGCAAAGGCGGGATTGAAAAATGCAACCTCGTGAATGTTTCCAGTATCTTCCCGCCTAACTGCAAACTGGTTTCTACGCCCAAAGGATTATCAATGCTGAAACCCGGTCAAATTACTTTTGTCGTAATGGCGCGCAGCGATACTAATGAACCCAATCGGCTGATTTCCTCCGCCGTTGGTTTAGCTCTCCCGATGAATCAGACCGGCTACGGTTATCTTTCCGAGCACCATTCTTTTGGCGAAACAGCCAAGAAAGCGGGAGATTATGCCGAGGATTTAGCTGCGACGATGTTAGCCACGACTTTAGGATTGAAATTTAACGTGGCAATGGCGTGGGATGAAAGGAAACAAGTTTATAAAGCGAGCGGTAAAATTTTCAAAACTACCAATGTCGTGCAGTCTGCGGAAGGCGATAAAGACGGACTTTGGACAACCGCTATTGCCGCCGCCGTGTTTATTATTTAA
- a CDS encoding Maf family protein codes for MRKIILASNSPRRRELLEKIGLKFEAEDSGYAEKINPELEPKKLVKFLSLEKAKAAAKKHPNAIIIAADTLVVYQNKILGKPKTLKHAYRMLQLLNNKKHSVFTGFTILDTKNKKTVSKVVETKVYFRKLSKEEINNYIQSEKPLDKAGAYAIQGLGELLIKKIEGDYSNVVGLPMSELAQSLEHFGVHLI; via the coding sequence ATGCGCAAAATTATCCTTGCTTCCAATTCGCCGCGGCGCAGAGAGCTTTTAGAAAAAATCGGGCTGAAATTTGAGGCGGAAGACAGCGGCTATGCGGAAAAAATCAATCCCGAACTAGAACCTAAAAAGCTGGTAAAATTTTTGTCGCTTGAAAAAGCAAAGGCGGCGGCTAAAAAACATCCAAACGCGATTATTATTGCCGCGGACACGCTGGTTGTTTATCAAAACAAAATCTTAGGCAAACCCAAAACCTTAAAACACGCCTACAGAATGCTTCAATTGTTAAACAATAAAAAGCATTCGGTCTTTACTGGCTTTACAATTCTGGACACTAAAAATAAAAAAACTGTTTCCAAAGTTGTGGAAACAAAAGTCTATTTCCGCAAACTTTCCAAAGAAGAGATCAATAACTACATTCAATCTGAAAAACCCTTAGATAAAGCAGGCGCTTACGCTATTCAAGGATTGGGCGAACTTTTAATTAAAAAGATTGAAGGAGATTATTCTAATGTCGTGGGACTCCCCATGTCAGAACTTGCCCAAAGTTTAGAACATTTCGGTGTTCACCTTATTTAA